One window of Papaver somniferum cultivar HN1 chromosome 9, ASM357369v1, whole genome shotgun sequence genomic DNA carries:
- the LOC113313544 gene encoding uncharacterized protein LOC113313544, translating to MLVEINTGTETLVKIGMFLLVQALVYLILSKSSNIFSKNMRSLSIKTVRSASIRRIMAALSDLPAGDEPSPSSSVKGLQSPKAHSFTKSDKNN from the coding sequence ATGCTCGTGGAAATTAATACAGGTACCGAGACATTGGTGAAGATAGGTATGTTCCTGCTTGTTCAAGCTTTGGTGTACTTAATCTTATCAAAGTCCTCGAATATCTTCTCTAAAAACATGAGATCTCTCAGCATCAAAACTGTTCGATCAGCTAGTATTCGGCGAATTATGGCTGCTCTTTCTGACCTACCTGCTGGTGACGAGCCTTCTCCTTCTTCATCAGTTAAGGGTTTACAATCACCCAAGGCACACAGTTTTACCAAGTCAGATAAGAATAACTGA